The following proteins are encoded in a genomic region of Mycobacterium sp. 155:
- the mraZ gene encoding division/cell wall cluster transcriptional repressor MraZ, whose protein sequence is MFLGTYTPKLDDKGRLTLPAKFRDALAGGLMVTKSQDHSLAVYPRDEFEKLARRASQASRSNPEARAFLRNLAAATDEQHPDAQGRITLSADHRRYANLSKECVVIGSVDYLEIWDAQAWQEYQQTHEENFSAATDETLRDII, encoded by the coding sequence ATGTTTCTGGGCACCTACACGCCCAAGCTCGACGACAAGGGGCGGCTGACGCTGCCCGCCAAGTTCCGCGACGCGCTGGCAGGAGGACTGATGGTCACCAAGAGCCAAGATCACAGCCTCGCCGTCTACCCGCGCGACGAGTTCGAAAAGCTGGCCAGGCGTGCATCACAGGCCTCTCGGAGCAATCCGGAAGCCCGTGCGTTCCTGCGCAACCTGGCCGCCGCAACCGATGAGCAGCACCCCGACGCGCAAGGCCGGATCACCCTGTCGGCGGATCACCGTCGCTACGCGAACCTCTCGAAAGAGTGCGTGGTGATCGGGTCGGTCGACTACCTGGAGATCTGGGACGCCCAAGCCTGGCAGGAGTACCAGCAGACCCACGAAGAAAACTTCTCCGCGGCTACTGATGAAACTCTGCGCGACATCATTTGA
- the rsmH gene encoding 16S rRNA (cytosine(1402)-N(4))-methyltransferase RsmH, producing MKLCATSFDSDVDSNEARAAWPLPEPALAYFPNARSMVSDRDLAAGAALTGGVGVVSDVGDHGHIPVLLDRCVELLSPALTRRHGDGSDAVLIDGTLGAGGHSERFLTEFPGLRLIALDRDPNALAIAGARLAPFADRVTFVRTRYDGVAAAMAQAGADRIDGMLLDLGVSSMQLDQVQRGFSYSADAPLDMRMDPDARLTAAEILNTYDARELARILRDFGEERFASRIADKVVKRRAERPFETTAELVELLYEAIPAPARRTGGHPAKRTFQALRIAVNGELDSLRAALPAALAALRPGGRIVVMAYQSLEDRIVKNAFATATASRTPPGLPIELPGHEPEFVSLTRGAERASADEIERNPRSAPARLRALEKVGGRGGS from the coding sequence ATGAAACTCTGCGCGACATCATTTGATTCGGACGTTGATTCGAACGAGGCCCGTGCGGCGTGGCCTCTGCCCGAGCCGGCCCTGGCGTACTTCCCCAACGCCAGGTCCATGGTTTCGGACAGAGACCTCGCCGCAGGGGCAGCCCTTACCGGAGGTGTTGGTGTGGTCTCGGACGTGGGTGACCACGGTCATATTCCGGTCCTGCTGGACCGCTGTGTCGAACTGCTCAGCCCCGCGCTGACCCGTCGCCACGGCGACGGATCCGACGCGGTGCTCATCGATGGCACTCTCGGCGCCGGCGGACATTCTGAACGGTTTCTCACCGAGTTTCCCGGTCTGCGGCTCATCGCTCTGGACCGTGACCCCAATGCCTTGGCCATCGCCGGTGCGCGACTGGCCCCCTTCGCCGACCGGGTGACATTCGTCCGCACCCGCTACGACGGCGTCGCTGCCGCCATGGCCCAAGCTGGTGCCGACCGGATCGACGGCATGCTGCTCGACCTGGGTGTGTCGTCGATGCAGCTCGATCAGGTGCAGCGGGGATTTTCCTACTCGGCCGACGCTCCGCTGGACATGCGCATGGATCCCGATGCCCGGCTGACTGCCGCCGAGATCCTCAACACCTATGACGCCAGGGAACTGGCGCGCATACTGCGCGACTTCGGTGAGGAGCGGTTCGCCAGCAGGATTGCCGACAAGGTCGTCAAGCGACGCGCCGAGCGCCCGTTCGAGACAACGGCCGAACTGGTCGAGCTGCTCTACGAGGCCATCCCCGCCCCGGCGCGACGGACCGGCGGGCACCCGGCCAAACGCACGTTCCAGGCGTTGCGCATCGCCGTCAACGGCGAGCTTGATTCGCTGCGGGCCGCGTTGCCTGCCGCATTGGCGGCGCTACGGCCGGGCGGACGCATCGTGGTGATGGCCTACCAGTCATTGGAGGACCGCATCGTCAAGAATGCGTTCGCCACCGCGACCGCATCACGCACGCCACCCGGTCTGCCCATCGAACTACCGGGCCACGAACCGGAATTCGTGTCCCTGACCCGAGGCGCCGAGCGAGCCTCCGCCGACGAGATCGAACGCAATCCACGTAGCGCCCCGGCGCGGCTGCGAGCACTGGAAAAGGTTGGGGGAAGGGGCGGCTCATGA
- a CDS encoding penicillin-binding protein 2 translates to MRRRPQPPTKADQTGQGRPARTRRVRIARESGSGSGSFMFRHRTGNIVIFAVLAIAVAQLFSLQVPRAAGLRAEAASQLKVTDVEPALRGSIVDRNGDKLAFTIEARALTFQPVRIRKQLADAKAKSPKAPDPDRRLSDIANEVATRLNNKPDAKTVLRKLKSDDSFVYLARAVDPSVANAIMDKFPEVGSERQDLRQYPGGALAANIVGGIDWDGHGLLGLEDSLDAELSGSDGSLTYDRGSDGVVIPGSYRNRHDAVNGSTVELTLDDDIQYYVQQQVQMAKDASGAKNVSAVVLDSKTGEVLAMSNDNTFDPSQDIGRQGDRQMGNLPVSSPFEPGSVNKIITASTAIELGLTTPDEVLQVPGSINMGGVTVRDAWNHGVMPYTTTGVFGKSSNVGTLMLAQRIGPDRFYDMVRKFGLGQRTNVGLPGESSGLVPPIDQWSGSSFANLPIGQGLSMTLLQMTSMYQTIANDGVRVPPRIIKSTIGPDGSRKDEPQPDGVRVVSPETARTVRNMFRAIVQRDPMGYQQGTGPQAAVEGYQIAGKTGTAQQINPACGCYYDDVYWITFAGMAPADNPRYVVGIMMDAPHRAADGSPGSSAAPLFHNIASWLLQRHNVPLSPDPGPRLTLQAT, encoded by the coding sequence ATGAGGCGGCGGCCGCAGCCGCCCACGAAGGCGGACCAGACCGGCCAGGGGCGTCCGGCGCGGACCCGGCGGGTCCGTATCGCCCGGGAAAGCGGTTCGGGCAGTGGATCATTCATGTTTCGTCACCGCACCGGCAACATCGTCATCTTCGCCGTGCTGGCGATCGCGGTGGCTCAGCTGTTCAGCCTGCAGGTTCCGCGGGCGGCAGGCCTGCGGGCTGAGGCCGCCAGCCAGCTCAAGGTGACCGATGTCGAACCGGCACTGCGGGGCAGCATCGTCGACCGCAACGGCGACAAGCTGGCCTTCACCATCGAGGCCAGGGCACTGACCTTCCAGCCGGTCCGGATCCGCAAGCAACTGGCCGACGCCAAGGCCAAGTCGCCGAAGGCGCCAGATCCGGATCGCAGGCTTTCCGACATCGCCAACGAGGTGGCGACGCGGCTGAACAACAAGCCCGATGCGAAGACCGTGCTGCGCAAGCTGAAGAGCGACGACTCGTTCGTGTATCTGGCGCGAGCGGTCGATCCGTCGGTGGCCAACGCCATCATGGACAAGTTCCCCGAAGTGGGTTCGGAACGACAGGATCTGCGCCAGTACCCGGGTGGAGCCCTGGCGGCCAACATCGTCGGTGGTATCGACTGGGACGGCCACGGGCTGCTCGGGCTCGAGGATTCGCTTGACGCCGAACTGTCGGGCTCGGATGGGTCGCTCACCTATGACCGGGGTTCCGACGGGGTAGTGATCCCCGGCAGCTACCGCAACCGCCACGACGCGGTCAACGGGTCCACCGTGGAGCTGACGCTCGACGACGACATCCAGTACTACGTGCAGCAGCAAGTCCAGATGGCCAAGGATGCGTCCGGCGCCAAGAACGTCTCAGCGGTGGTGTTGGACTCGAAAACCGGTGAAGTGCTGGCGATGTCGAACGACAACACGTTCGACCCCTCCCAGGACATCGGTCGTCAGGGCGACCGACAGATGGGCAATCTGCCGGTGTCCTCCCCGTTCGAGCCGGGATCGGTCAACAAGATCATCACGGCGTCCACGGCGATCGAACTCGGCCTTACCACGCCCGACGAGGTGCTGCAGGTCCCCGGTTCGATCAACATGGGCGGGGTTACCGTCCGGGACGCTTGGAACCACGGTGTGATGCCGTACACCACGACAGGGGTCTTCGGGAAGTCGTCCAACGTCGGCACGCTGATGCTGGCTCAGCGGATCGGGCCAGACCGGTTCTACGACATGGTCCGTAAGTTCGGGCTGGGGCAGCGCACCAACGTCGGCCTACCCGGCGAGAGCTCTGGTCTGGTCCCCCCGATCGACCAGTGGTCGGGCAGCTCTTTTGCGAACCTGCCGATCGGCCAAGGTCTTTCGATGACGCTGCTGCAGATGACCTCGATGTACCAGACCATCGCCAACGACGGCGTGCGGGTGCCGCCGCGGATCATCAAGTCGACCATCGGCCCGGACGGCAGCCGCAAGGACGAGCCCCAGCCCGACGGAGTACGGGTGGTGTCGCCAGAGACCGCGCGCACGGTGCGCAACATGTTCCGCGCGATCGTGCAGCGCGATCCGATGGGCTACCAACAGGGCACGGGTCCGCAGGCCGCCGTGGAGGGCTACCAGATCGCCGGTAAGACCGGCACCGCCCAGCAGATCAACCCGGCCTGCGGCTGCTACTACGACGACGTCTACTGGATCACCTTCGCCGGTATGGCTCCGGCGGACAACCCGCGGTATGTGGTCGGCATCATGATGGACGCACCGCACCGCGCGGCGGACGGCTCGCCGGGGTCGTCGGCGGCACCACTGTTCCACAACATCGCCTCCTGGCTGCTGCAGCGCCACAATGTTCCTCTGTCGCCGGACCCTGGTCCACGACTGACGCTGCAGGCGACCTGA
- a CDS encoding UDP-N-acetylmuramoyl-L-alanyl-D-glutamate--2,6-diaminopimelate ligase, which translates to MKPRPSHPAGELLVSLAEQIQAVPSGTSRLPELRVTGVTLRGQDARPGDLFAALPGSAAHGARYAAEAVSRGAVAVLTDAAGVAGLEDSLGVPVLVHPEPRSVLGQAAAAVYGNPAERLRVIGVTGTSGKTTTTYLVEAGLRAAGRVAGLIGTVGVRIDGNDLPSALTTPEAPDLQALLAVMVESGVDTVVMEVSSHALMLGRVDGVRFAVGGFTNLSRDHLDFHPTMADYFEAKARLFDPASPNHAAAAVICVDDDAGVAMAERAEDPVTVSAAGRPAAWSVRAVTATGPGAQEFTVVDPAGVRHELGIGLPGRYNVANAALALGLLDVVGVSPGQAAPGLRNAAVPGRLEAIDRGQPFLALVDYAHKPGALRAVLETLRAAGAATGQRRARLAVVFGAGGNRDAGKRELMGRVAAELADLVVITDDNPRDEDPATIRAAIIAGTSAVAGTTDVVEMGDRRAAIDHAVAWARPGDIVLIAGKGHESGQTSGGQTRPFDDRDELAAALEALSVAGAEVGELGESRA; encoded by the coding sequence ATGAAGCCGCGTCCCAGCCATCCCGCCGGCGAACTTCTCGTGTCGCTGGCCGAACAGATCCAGGCCGTTCCCTCCGGTACGTCCCGGCTGCCCGAACTCCGGGTGACCGGTGTGACGCTGCGCGGCCAAGATGCCCGGCCGGGCGATCTGTTCGCCGCGCTGCCGGGTTCGGCCGCGCACGGCGCACGCTACGCGGCCGAAGCGGTATCGCGTGGTGCGGTGGCCGTGCTGACCGACGCGGCCGGTGTCGCCGGACTCGAGGACTCTCTCGGCGTGCCGGTGCTGGTTCATCCGGAGCCTCGCTCGGTACTCGGCCAGGCCGCGGCCGCGGTCTACGGCAACCCCGCCGAGCGCCTGCGGGTCATCGGTGTCACCGGAACCTCGGGGAAGACGACCACCACCTATCTGGTGGAGGCCGGGCTGCGGGCTGCGGGCCGGGTCGCGGGCCTGATCGGCACCGTCGGGGTCCGTATCGACGGCAACGATCTGCCCAGTGCGTTGACCACCCCGGAGGCGCCCGATCTGCAGGCGCTGCTGGCTGTCATGGTCGAGAGCGGGGTGGACACCGTGGTGATGGAGGTGTCCAGCCACGCGTTGATGCTCGGCCGTGTGGACGGGGTGCGTTTCGCGGTCGGCGGGTTCACCAACCTGTCCCGCGATCATCTGGACTTCCACCCGACGATGGCGGACTACTTCGAGGCCAAGGCCCGGTTGTTCGATCCCGCATCGCCGAATCACGCGGCCGCAGCCGTGATCTGTGTCGACGACGACGCGGGGGTGGCCATGGCCGAGCGGGCCGAGGACCCTGTGACGGTGAGTGCGGCCGGCCGGCCGGCGGCCTGGTCGGTGCGGGCGGTCACAGCGACGGGCCCGGGAGCCCAGGAATTCACCGTGGTCGACCCCGCCGGTGTACGCCACGAATTGGGCATTGGGCTGCCCGGTCGCTACAACGTGGCCAACGCCGCGCTGGCGTTGGGTCTGCTCGATGTCGTCGGGGTTTCGCCCGGACAGGCAGCGCCCGGACTGCGCAATGCGGCAGTCCCCGGTCGGCTGGAGGCGATCGACCGCGGACAGCCGTTCCTGGCGCTGGTCGACTATGCCCACAAGCCCGGTGCGCTGCGCGCGGTGTTGGAGACACTACGGGCCGCGGGCGCAGCGACGGGGCAACGCCGTGCCCGGCTGGCAGTGGTCTTCGGTGCCGGCGGCAACCGAGATGCCGGCAAGCGTGAGCTCATGGGGCGCGTGGCTGCCGAGCTGGCCGACCTAGTGGTGATCACCGATGACAACCCGCGTGACGAGGATCCCGCGACCATCCGGGCGGCGATCATAGCCGGCACCTCAGCCGTCGCCGGCACCACCGACGTGGTCGAGATGGGTGACCGGCGCGCGGCCATCGACCATGCTGTGGCCTGGGCGCGACCGGGGGACATCGTGCTGATCGCAGGCAAGGGCCATGAATCCGGGCAGACCAGCGGCGGTCAGACCCGGCCGTTCGACGACCGCGACGAGCTCGCGGCGGCACTGGAGGCGCTTTCGGTAGCGGGGGCAGAGGTCGGGGAGCTTGGGGAGTCGCGCGCATGA
- the murF gene encoding UDP-N-acetylmuramoyl-tripeptide--D-alanyl-D-alanine ligase — MIEMTVARVAEIVGGELADITAEQAEQTWVTGTVEFDSRAVGPGGLFLALPGARSDGHDFAAAAVASGAVAVLAARPVGVPAIVVRPESGAADAASGALEHDADGSGAAVLAALARLAAVVAAELAEAGLKIIGVTGSSGKTSTKDLLAAVLSPLGEVVAPPGSFNNELGHPWTVLRATTDTDYLILEMSARHPGNIAALAAIARPSIAVVLNVGTAHLGEFGSREVIAKTKAELPQAVPESGVVVLNADDIAVAAMAALTDARVVRVSREPGAAVDVWAGPVTLDGLARPRFTLHTAAGQVEIALAVHGDHQVSNALCVAAVALECGARFDQVADALSGAGPASRHRMQVSTRADGVTVINDAYNANPDSMRAGLKALAWMASEKSGEGTTVGRRSWAVLGEMAELGEDAISEHDRIGRLAVRLDVSRLIVVGTGRSLSAMHHGAVMEGSWGSESRMVADADAALHLLRAELQPGDVVLVKASNSVGLGALADTLAADAGGCG, encoded by the coding sequence ATGATCGAGATGACAGTCGCCAGGGTCGCCGAGATCGTCGGCGGCGAACTGGCCGACATCACCGCCGAGCAGGCGGAGCAGACGTGGGTCACCGGCACTGTCGAGTTCGATTCCCGCGCAGTCGGTCCCGGTGGGCTGTTCCTGGCATTGCCGGGGGCCCGGTCGGATGGTCATGACTTCGCCGCGGCGGCGGTGGCGTCGGGGGCCGTCGCGGTGCTGGCCGCCCGGCCGGTCGGCGTGCCTGCCATCGTCGTCCGGCCCGAATCCGGGGCGGCCGACGCGGCGTCGGGAGCCCTCGAACACGACGCCGACGGATCGGGCGCGGCAGTGCTGGCCGCGCTGGCCCGGCTGGCCGCCGTGGTGGCCGCCGAGCTGGCCGAGGCCGGGCTGAAGATCATCGGCGTCACCGGATCGTCCGGTAAGACGTCGACCAAGGATCTGTTGGCCGCCGTGTTGTCGCCGCTCGGGGAGGTGGTGGCCCCGCCGGGCTCGTTCAACAACGAGCTCGGCCACCCGTGGACGGTGCTGCGCGCCACCACCGACACCGACTACCTGATCCTGGAGATGTCGGCGCGCCATCCCGGCAACATCGCAGCACTGGCCGCGATTGCCAGGCCGTCCATCGCCGTGGTGCTCAACGTCGGTACTGCCCACCTCGGCGAATTCGGCTCACGCGAGGTCATCGCCAAGACGAAAGCCGAGCTGCCGCAAGCTGTCCCGGAGTCCGGCGTGGTGGTGCTCAATGCCGACGACATCGCGGTGGCGGCCATGGCCGCGCTGACCGACGCCCGGGTGGTGCGGGTCTCGCGCGAGCCGGGGGCGGCGGTGGATGTGTGGGCCGGTCCTGTGACGCTCGACGGATTGGCCAGGCCGCGGTTCACCCTGCACACCGCCGCCGGACAGGTTGAGATCGCGTTGGCGGTGCACGGCGACCATCAGGTGTCCAATGCGTTGTGCGTGGCGGCGGTCGCGCTCGAATGCGGGGCGCGGTTCGACCAGGTCGCCGACGCGCTGTCGGGCGCCGGGCCGGCCTCGCGGCACCGTATGCAGGTGAGCACCCGCGCCGACGGCGTGACGGTCATCAACGACGCGTACAACGCCAACCCTGATTCGATGCGGGCCGGGTTGAAGGCACTGGCCTGGATGGCCAGTGAAAAGTCCGGCGAAGGCACCACTGTGGGCCGGCGCAGCTGGGCGGTTCTCGGTGAGATGGCGGAGTTGGGTGAGGATGCGATATCCGAGCACGATCGCATCGGCCGGCTGGCGGTGCGCTTAGATGTTTCTCGACTCATCGTCGTCGGAACCGGAAGGTCGTTGAGCGCCATGCACCACGGAGCGGTAATGGAGGGTTCATGGGGTTCGGAGTCCAGGATGGTCGCCGATGCTGACGCCGCACTGCACCTGTTGCGCGCCGAGCTGCAGCCCGGCGACGTGGTGCTGGTGAAGGCCTCTAATTCGGTGGGGCTCGGTGCGCTCGCCGACACGCTGGCGGCTGACGCCGGAGGCTGCGGATGA
- the mraY gene encoding phospho-N-acetylmuramoyl-pentapeptide-transferase, translated as MKLILIAVGIALTVSILLTPALIRLFTKRGLGHEIREDGPASHAKKRGTPSMGGVAIVAGIWAGYLGTHLVGMAMGGDGPSASGMLVLGLATMLGGVGFLDDLIKLRRSRNLGLNKTAKTVGQLLAAVLFGVLALQFRNNDGLTPGSPELSYVREIATVTLASWVFVLFCVVIVSAWSNAVNFTDGLDGLAAGAMAMVCAAYVLITFWQFRNACATAPGLGCYNVRDPLDLALIAAAAAGACIGFLWWNAAPAKIFMGDTGSLALGGIIAGLSVMSRTEILAVVLGALFVAEVTSVVVQILAFRTTGRRVFRMAPFHHHFELVGWAETTVIIRFWLLTAIACGLGVALFYSEWLTAVGA; from the coding sequence ATGAAGCTGATCCTCATCGCCGTCGGCATCGCGTTGACGGTGTCTATCCTGTTGACCCCGGCGTTGATCCGGTTGTTCACCAAGCGGGGGCTGGGCCACGAGATACGGGAAGACGGCCCGGCCAGTCATGCCAAGAAACGCGGGACCCCGTCGATGGGCGGTGTGGCCATCGTCGCCGGCATCTGGGCCGGTTACCTGGGCACCCACCTGGTCGGCATGGCGATGGGCGGGGACGGTCCGTCGGCGTCGGGCATGCTCGTGCTCGGCCTGGCCACCATGCTCGGCGGTGTCGGTTTCCTCGACGATCTGATCAAGCTGCGCCGGTCGCGCAACCTGGGGCTGAACAAAACCGCCAAGACAGTCGGTCAATTGCTTGCCGCGGTGTTGTTCGGCGTGCTGGCTCTGCAGTTCCGCAACAATGACGGGCTGACACCGGGCAGCCCCGAGTTGTCCTACGTGCGTGAGATCGCCACGGTCACGCTGGCGTCGTGGGTTTTCGTGCTGTTCTGCGTGGTGATCGTCAGTGCGTGGTCGAATGCGGTGAACTTCACCGACGGTCTGGACGGCCTGGCCGCCGGCGCGATGGCGATGGTCTGCGCGGCGTATGTGCTGATCACCTTCTGGCAGTTCCGCAACGCCTGTGCCACCGCACCCGGGCTGGGCTGCTACAACGTGCGCGACCCGCTGGATCTGGCGCTGATCGCTGCCGCGGCGGCGGGTGCCTGCATCGGCTTCCTGTGGTGGAATGCCGCCCCGGCCAAGATCTTCATGGGTGACACCGGCTCGTTGGCTCTGGGTGGCATCATCGCCGGCCTGTCGGTGATGAGCCGCACCGAGATCCTCGCGGTGGTCCTGGGCGCACTGTTCGTCGCTGAGGTCACCTCGGTGGTGGTCCAGATTCTCGCGTTCCGCACGACGGGCCGCAGGGTGTTCCGCATGGCGCCGTTTCACCACCACTTCGAGTTGGTCGGATGGGCGGAGACGACCGTCATCATCCGGTTCTGGCTGCTGACCGCGATCGCCTGTGGGCTGGGCGTCGCCCTGTTCTACAGCGAATGGCTGACGGCTGTCGGGGCCTGA
- the murD gene encoding UDP-N-acetylmuramoyl-L-alanine--D-glutamate ligase, translated as MIAGAPVLVTGAGITGRAVLAVLAPLGVAATLCDDNVEALRSYADEGVAVVDPAGAVAAIGDYALVVTSPGFPPSAPVLAAAAAAGVPIWGDVELAWRLDAAGCFGPPRRWLVVTGTNGKTTTTSMLHEMLVAAGRRSVLCGNIGDPVLAVLDQPAELLAVELSSFQLHWAPSLRPEAGVVLNVAEDHLDWHGSMDAYARDKSRVLDGRVAVVGLDDPVAAGLLGSAGAAVRVGFRLGEPAPGELGVRAGKLVDRAFGDDVELADSATIGVAGSVGVLDALAAAALARSVDVPPAAIAAALASFRVGRHRAELVGTSAGVRYVDDSKATNPHAAQASITAYPRVVWIAGGLLKGASVDELVRQVAGRLAGAIVIGRDRRTVAEALSRHAPDVPVVELVTGEDSGVLETSGSIGNHVTRVIEVAERSVSDAVMAAAVDAARRLASPGDTVLLAPAGASFDQFSGYGHRGDVFAAAVHAAIG; from the coding sequence TTGATCGCGGGTGCCCCGGTGCTCGTCACCGGCGCAGGCATCACCGGCCGGGCCGTGCTGGCCGTCCTGGCGCCGCTGGGGGTCGCCGCGACACTGTGTGACGACAACGTCGAGGCTTTGCGGTCGTACGCGGACGAGGGTGTCGCCGTCGTGGATCCGGCCGGGGCTGTCGCCGCGATCGGGGATTACGCGCTGGTGGTGACCAGTCCGGGATTTCCACCGAGCGCGCCGGTGCTGGCTGCCGCCGCGGCCGCGGGTGTGCCGATCTGGGGTGACGTCGAGCTGGCCTGGCGTCTGGATGCGGCGGGATGCTTCGGGCCACCGCGGCGTTGGCTCGTGGTCACCGGGACCAACGGCAAGACCACGACCACCTCGATGCTGCACGAGATGCTCGTGGCGGCCGGCCGGCGCAGCGTGCTGTGCGGCAACATCGGTGACCCGGTGCTGGCGGTGCTCGATCAGCCTGCCGAGCTCCTGGCCGTCGAGCTGTCGAGCTTCCAGCTGCACTGGGCACCGTCGCTGCGGCCCGAGGCCGGGGTGGTGCTCAACGTGGCCGAGGACCATCTCGACTGGCACGGGTCGATGGATGCTTACGCGCGCGACAAGTCCCGCGTGCTTGACGGCCGGGTGGCGGTGGTGGGGCTTGATGATCCGGTGGCAGCAGGGCTGTTGGGCTCCGCGGGGGCGGCTGTGCGGGTCGGTTTCCGGCTGGGTGAGCCGGCACCAGGGGAGCTCGGGGTGCGGGCCGGCAAGCTCGTCGACCGGGCATTCGGCGACGACGTCGAGTTGGCTGATTCGGCGACCATCGGCGTCGCGGGCTCGGTCGGCGTGCTCGACGCGCTGGCAGCGGCGGCATTGGCCCGTTCGGTGGATGTGCCGCCTGCGGCGATCGCGGCCGCTCTCGCGTCGTTCCGGGTGGGCAGGCACCGCGCCGAGTTGGTCGGTACGTCCGCCGGGGTGCGATACGTCGATGATTCGAAGGCCACCAATCCGCATGCCGCGCAGGCCTCGATCACCGCATACCCGCGCGTGGTATGGATCGCCGGCGGTCTGCTGAAGGGTGCTTCGGTCGATGAGCTGGTACGACAGGTTGCGGGCCGGCTTGCCGGCGCAATCGTGATCGGACGCGACCGCCGAACGGTCGCCGAGGCGTTATCGCGACACGCACCGGATGTCCCCGTCGTCGAGCTTGTGACGGGGGAGGATTCTGGGGTGCTTGAGACTAGTGGGTCTATTGGTAACCATGTGACTCGTGTGATCGAAGTGGCGGAACGGTCGGTCTCCGATGCTGTCATGGCTGCCGCCGTCGACGCTGCCCGCCGGCTCGCGAGCCCCGGCGACACCGTGTTGCTGGCCCCGGCCGGAGCATCCTTCGATCAGTTCAGCGGCTACGGCCACCGCGGTGACGTGTTCGCTGCAGCCGTGCACGCTGCCATCGGATAG
- the ftsW gene encoding putative lipid II flippase FtsW, producing the protein MGNILNRLRRGGGARGEGDDAGAEAATDPAAGSSESAATVSEPRTRFGAWLGRPMTSFHLIIAITALLTTLGLIMVLSASGVYSYDMDGSPWAVFGRQVMWTVVGLVAFYVVLRVPIKTMRRFAFPMFAMTIIALILVLIPGIGTYSNGSRGWFVVAGFSMQPSELAKIAFAIWGAHLLASRRLEHASLREMLIPVVPGAVIALALIVAQPDLGQTVSMGIILLGLLWYAGLPLRVFVTSLLAAVAAAAVLAMSAGYRSDRVQSWLNPTADGQGSGYQSRQARFALANGGVFGDGLGQGTAKWNYLPNAHNDFIFAIIGEELGLVGAVGLLALFGLFAYTGMRIARRSADPFLRLLTATTTLWLVGQMFINVGYVVGLLPITGLQLPLISAGGSAQATTLLMMGLITNAARHEPEAVAALRAGRDDRMNRLLRLPMPEPYVPTRLESARDRLRTRKAVASAKARPPRKADRKPDRRIDRHPDRKAVASRRKPQPADRAVRRSARTGAQQPAGGGRATVRYGSGQRNQGRGARALEGQRYG; encoded by the coding sequence GTGGGCAACATCCTCAACCGGCTGCGGCGCGGCGGCGGTGCCAGGGGTGAGGGCGATGACGCCGGCGCAGAGGCTGCCACCGACCCGGCCGCGGGCAGTTCGGAGTCGGCAGCGACGGTGAGCGAGCCGCGTACCCGGTTCGGGGCCTGGCTGGGCCGGCCGATGACGTCGTTCCACCTCATCATCGCAATTACGGCTTTGCTGACGACACTCGGCCTGATCATGGTGCTCTCGGCCTCAGGCGTGTACTCCTACGACATGGACGGCTCGCCCTGGGCGGTGTTCGGTCGCCAGGTGATGTGGACGGTCGTGGGTCTCGTCGCGTTCTATGTGGTGCTGCGCGTGCCGATCAAGACGATGCGACGGTTCGCGTTCCCCATGTTCGCGATGACGATCATCGCGCTGATACTGGTGCTGATCCCCGGTATCGGCACCTACTCCAACGGTTCCCGCGGCTGGTTCGTGGTCGCCGGATTCTCCATGCAGCCCTCCGAGTTGGCCAAGATCGCGTTCGCGATCTGGGGTGCGCACCTGCTCGCATCGCGGCGTCTGGAGCATGCGTCGCTGCGGGAAATGCTGATTCCGGTGGTTCCCGGGGCCGTGATCGCGCTGGCACTTATCGTCGCGCAACCGGACCTCGGTCAGACGGTGTCGATGGGCATCATCCTGCTGGGCCTGCTCTGGTATGCCGGTCTGCCGCTGCGGGTCTTCGTGACTTCGCTGCTGGCGGCGGTCGCCGCGGCAGCAGTGCTCGCGATGTCCGCGGGTTACCGGTCCGACCGTGTGCAGTCCTGGCTCAATCCCACAGCGGATGGTCAGGGTTCGGGCTACCAGTCGCGTCAGGCGCGGTTCGCACTCGCCAACGGCGGCGTGTTCGGCGACGGGCTGGGGCAGGGCACCGCCAAGTGGAACTATCTGCCGAACGCGCACAACGACTTCATCTTCGCGATCATCGGTGAGGAACTCGGCCTGGTCGGTGCGGTCGGACTGCTCGCCCTGTTCGGCCTGTTCGCCTACACCGGCATGCGGATCGCGCGCCGCTCGGCCGACCCGTTCCTGCGGCTGCTCACCGCGACCACCACGCTGTGGCTGGTCGGTCAGATGTTCATCAACGTCGGCTATGTAGTGGGCCTGCTACCGATCACCGGCCTGCAGTTGCCACTGATATCGGCGGGCGGATCGGCCCAGGCGACAACGCTTTTGATGATGGGCCTGATCACCAATGCGGCCCGGCACGAGCCCGAGGCGGTCGCTGCGCTGCGCGCAGGACGGGATGACCGGATGAACCGCCTGCTCCGGCTGCCGATGCCCGAGCCCTATGTGCCTACCCGGCTGGAATCGGCCCGGGACCGGTTGCGCACCCGCAAGGCCGTGGCATCCGCCAAGGCCAGGCCGCCGCGCAAGGCGGACCGCAAACCGGACCGGAGAATCGATCGGCACCCCGACCGCAAGGCGGTGGCCAGTCGGCGTAAACCTCAACCGGCTGATCGAGCGGTGCGCCGCTCCGCGCGTACGGGCGCCCAGCAGCCGGCTGGGGGCGGAAGGGCAACGGTCCGATATGGTTCGGGCCAACGTAACCAGGGCCGCGGGGCCCGAGCACTGGAAGGTCAGCGTTACGGGTGA